The Zingiber officinale cultivar Zhangliang chromosome 2A, Zo_v1.1, whole genome shotgun sequence genomic sequence ACGACAACCAGCAAGAATTTTTCGTTGCTCGGCTGCAAGTATATTACGGACGTCAACATCTTTTAAGGAGTTATGCGAGAAGAAGTTCTGGTGAAGACGCTCAATGACCTGGTAAAGGCAGAAACAAGGCATCAGATGTGGAGATCAAAATGGATTCGAAAGTAGGCATCTCCCAGAGGACAAGGTGACATTACCGCCAATGAAGAAGCAAGTGTACCATCTTCTGGCCTCTCATCGTGATCAATCTCAAGAAGAGAAGGTCCAAGAAGTCCAAATTGGCGCCTACTACTCGGAAAGTAGGTATATCTGCAATAAAAAGAATGGAAACAATAAACTCAACAACAATTAGAGTTAGCTGCAAGATTTCAGTCCTACAAAGCCTATACCTCTCCACAACAATCAAATTGAGTTTGTTGTGTGGCCATACTCTAACAGAGTCATCAATAATCACCACTGCCGATTCCATACCCAAAACACCATCTAGATCTTTGCTTTTGGGAACCCTTTCATCACCATCAAAAGTATCAGCATCATCTCCCTTAGAGATGACCCGGCCAGCAAACAATGTCCCTGTTGGATCTAGCACCTTTGCCATTTCTGTAGCATAGAGTTTGTTTCCCATGGTATATAAATGAAGTTCATAGAGGTTGCTAGCCTGTAGGCAGAGCCAGAGAATTTATTTCAGAACACAAATACTCAGGACTTGTATCCTAAAATCTATGAAAAATAAATAGCAGATTAGTGCCAAAAGCTTAAGGCCTTGTTCGTTTAGTGACTTTTTTTTTCAGTTTACAGTTttcagaaataaaagaaaattagaaagtaaaaaaatagatatttattACACCATTCACTTCTGATAAATATAAACATGTCATAGTAAtactaaatatttattttacattttttattagattttgaatcttattttctaaaaaacaaaaaataaacatACGAAATTTTCATTAAATAAACAAGACCTAACCTTCTCCAGAAAATTCCAGATGCCTGGTCTCAATTTTGTCCACATTCCCATATGTTGGAAGCGGAAAAGATGTCGTTGTGACATCTCTTtatcttgctcttcttttctcctCAAAATATCTTCATGAACCAGATCAACTTCTATAAACTAGAAAGAATCCAAATATTTAGCTTGTGAAAAACTATGTAGAATTATCTAATTTGTACAAAGATCAAGGTTCGGTATTCTATAAAATACCTTTGCAGAATTAAGTAGGGTATGGTCCAAATCAAGGACAAGACAAAGCTTCCTAGCAGCAAACATTTTATTCTGTTCTGCTATCCTCCTTGATCTCTCTTTTTGGATGGTTGCCTTTTGCTCATCGTTATAGCCATCAAATAAGTGGTCAACATCTCCCCAAGGATTGGCTGATTGTCTGGTACCTTTCTCGCTGCCTGCTTCAGAAACCAAAAGAGAGGTGGTCTCTGAATCATTCAACTCTCCTGAAGCTGCCTCTACTATCACTTGGTCGGCTTGACTTGCAACTGGCTGGTTGTTACAGGGTGGAACCACTGGTGAAGAGGTAACTACTTGGGAACTCGGCAAAACATTTGCAAGGTTCTTGGTTAGCTGCAAAGGAGCAGCCAAACGTACCAAACTACTTTGAGGATCAGAAGCAGCTGCATCTATTTTGCTTTGTTGATATACAACACCATCATTCTTCTGAACCATATTATCATGGAGAATACGGCGGGGATCACGAGGTTTCATGCGAATTCTCGCAACATCAGGTTGGGTGCTCTGTAAGCAAGGATAAAGTTAACATTGTTGCTTGTTCATATAACAAATGCGCAAATGAAACTAAAATTATATGCATAAGTTTTGCAAACATGAATATCAAGGCATTATGATTCGAGGACCAAAGGTTTCCCAAACACTATTGAACTGCTGAAGTTGAAAGTTAACCAttgaataattaaaatttactttaaaGCTACAAAAAACAAATTCAAACAAATTTCATACAAGTGGATAGCAGTATAAATATATAAAAGCAATAGAAAAAGTATACTACAAAAGGTTATAGCAATACAAGCAACAGCGGGGACATGTGAGAAAATAAATGACAATGAAAGCCTTACCGAAGAAGCCATCTGTGAAGGGATCAGAGATATTCCAGGTTGGTTAAGTCCAGATTCTTTTGACTTAAGTGGAGTCGAATTTATTGAAGCAACTGTTCCTGGCAGTTCATTAACACTCAAAACATTTGCACTGTCACTTGTTGAAACAGCATTTTTCTTCTGATTCTCTGCTGCTATCCTCTGCTGTTCCATTTGATGTAGTTGCAAAAGAATGGTTGGGTTTACAGCTTTTAGTAAAGAAGGCAAAGAAATAGTGGGAGTGGGATTACTTTTAGGAATTGATCTAAGCCCACTTAACTCgtcaaaattattatcaaaaattGGTTTTTTATCAGGAACAGCTGCTGCAGTTCCTGATTTCctaacatcaacctgaaaattttCATTCACTTGGATCTTGAAACTTGGTTGAGGGATAACATTCTTGGCTTCTGACCACCCACTCCCTGATGCCGTCTCCATTTCTCTGGAAGTTGTAAGCTTATGTCTTTGTTTTTTCATCATATGGTCCCTAGCTACAGACTCATCTGTCTTATGCTTCTTACTATTTGTAGCCACTCCTACTGGATCACTCTTGAGTAGATCAGGTTCTGTAACTCTTCCCTCATCAGAAATACTTTTCACTTCATTGTTCACAAACTTAAGCCTTGGATCTCTCCTCTTTAATgcaggttttaaagcaggttttGACATGGGGTTGAGCTGCTCAACCGGATGAGATTGGTTGCTAATTGAGCTATTTGTACATGGAGCACTGCTCCTAGATTTGACCATCTGAAATTGAGTTGCCGCATGAACAGCTCTTGGGTTACAAGAAACTGTAGAACTGGATACTTCCTCGGTGGAATCATCTCCTTGGCCACCATCCTCTGAGGGAGTTGGGCTTGGAAGCCGATCAGTTGACAAAATGGAATTACTGCCAAATTTAAGCTGGTAGGATGAGACAGCCTTTAGTGCATCAGTTACATATGGATGTAACATAACATCTTCACCTCCATTTTTAGCAGTTATTGGCTGAGAAGATACGGGCAGCACCATTCCAAGACCAATGGGTTTTGGTATAGAGAACTTTGGTAGATTCTCTCTCGTAGGTGAAGGAAGACTATCTTCATTGTAATCTGCATGAAGATCCAACAGTGGACTAAAGTCTACCCTATTTTTGGAGCGTGTAGGTAACACCAACTTTGGCAAATCAAGTGCTTCTGGaaccaaacaggctttctccaaAACATTTGAACCATGAAGAGAGACAACAGGACCATTAGTAAGATCTGCTTTCTCCTTTTTATTATCCTCGAAAACAAGTGAATTAACCAGAGTATCAATCTGTTAATGCAAAAGAATGCTTCAAAATTGACCTAAACTCTCTCAATAATAAGTATAAGAAGACATGGAGTTACTATACAAACCTCTTTCACTTGTTCTAGAGTAAAAAGAACAGAATACTGGTTCTTTATGTGAATCAGTAACCTGACCAATGTCAACAAGTTTAAAACTAATTACAAGCCCCAATGACCAAGAATGAAAGTGAACTACATTCGAGACATCTGAGAAGGATCTAACCTCAAAAGAAGTTGCTTGTTCTGGTCCTTCTTCTGCATTGTAACTGAATTGAGTGCCTGTTCCCAATATACCAGTACCATTTTATAAACCtaccaaaaatttaaatttaacaagaATCAATAGTAAATATTATAGTTGTTCTTACAGAATAAGTTGTTTGGATTGCCATAACAGCCTGCTGGACTAGAACAAGCAGGACTGTATCTGAACTCTCTATGCCAGTAAACATCGGCTTCAGGTCTTCAAAAGACTTGCGCAACCTTAAACATACAGCTTCAAAGGATCTACAAGTAAGAAGAAAACCAATAGCATCATAAAATGCTATTTTCATTCAAAAAGTTGGTAAGTTATAGTGTGCAATATTATGTAAATCTTTCTAACAAGCAAAACTTTTTGCTCATCAATTTTTCTCCCCATTGAGCTATATCGAAGACATTGAGTTTTACAGCTTGCATAGAGTTCAATGGAGAAAAAAGATTCATGTGATCAGCCCAAATAGTTGAATAGattttatgatgataatttagggtTCTTGCAATAAATTTGAGATTTTATGgtggaaaaaattaatttttctggTTGGGAATTATAGTTCTTTCTTTTTGAAGTTCTCAAATGCTCAAACTTACGTCTCAGCCTCCTCCACAGTAATCGTATCTAGCTCTTCCAGGATTAAGCTTATACGCTTGTCAAATTCACTGATATCTTGCAACTCTTCTCCATCTGATTCCTTCTTTTCTGGCTCATTTTCAGGTATATCTGAAGACAGCTGAGTAGTTTCGTCAACCACCAACGGCTCTGACCCAAGCTCAATCTCCCCTTCCTCCAACTCCCCTTCCTCCTTCTCCATTTCAACGTCATCCTCCTGGTTACTATCTTCTACAATCACATCATAAGCTTCCTCCTGCGGTTTACCCTTGGCATCGACGTTGTCAGTGAGATCGCCAGCACTCATTGGCTTCAAATCTAATCCCAAAGGCTTATTCTGCACAGCCTGCGCCCACGCAAAGTTATACAGACTGGGGCCGTAGTTCTTCGACATCGGATACCCCATCCAAACCCTAGATCTCCCAGCCCTTCCTTCCTGCTTGAAATCTTCTGCCGAGATCTCCTCCAGCGACTCCGATGAGTCAACATCAGACGTCTCCCCATCCAACGCACGCCCTCCGCGTGGGCGTTCCCTCGCCATAAGATCTAGTGGTTTCTCCTCGCTATGATTCAAGAACAACAGATTGGATCCGGCGAAGAGCATAGAGCCGGGGACCTTAGGGGAGTTAATCCGGATGGATCCGGTGAACTCACAGCTCGTACGTTTAGATCCCAAGAGCGACGAGTTCTAGATGTCGATTCCGAGGCCGAAGGCTTCCGTGTAAGGCGATTCTGAGATCGGTTGAAGAGGTCAGGAGAGGCCACTAGGCGGTAGGAAGATCGATCCGCAATGATTTCGCAACCGGAAACGCGATCGTTCACAAAAACGTGGCGGCGATCGATCTCGCGGGGATTGGAACGGAAGCGCAACCGGACGGAGGAAAGGGGAAGATTATGGGGAAGCGAGGAGAGGCTGCGAACGGAGACGATCTAATTTAAAAGGGATTAGCTTTCATCCACGCCGTCGACGTCAACCGAACGCCGTAGGTTTTCAATGAGAGATGAAGTATTCTAATTTGAAAATATTCTTCTCACGTATTGTCTGTCACGCATTGGCCCCTCTTGTACCCGGTCGAGCGTGCAGCTTGGCTTAAGTGGATGGGGGGCTGGACCAGACCGGTTCAATCAAAACTCGGCAATTTCTAAGGAGGTAAACGGTCGAGGTAAGTCCAATTTTATGgcgtttaaatttatttaataaaataattaagctaaattaaattattaaaataattatttaaattaataaaataattgagTTTGGTTCGATTTGAGTTTGGTATCTTAATCTTATTTTATACTTTAAACTTTTTTATGGGTTATTAAGtttgataaaataaatttattatttattttgaaaaaattttttatttatttagtatgttgataaaaattttatttactaatattatttatgaatattaataaattgaatatatatatatatatatatatatatatatatataatttaacgaattattcaaacttattcatttaattgattTTGTATATAATAAGCAAACATAAATAAAATCTTACTAAGTCgaatattaaatttattcatgAATGTTCGATTCATTTACCGTTTTAGCAATTTCAGTTCAAAAATGATCAcggttaatattattattattatttatattttaaaaaataatcctaTCTGAAAGTCGGGGAGACGGATGTTGGAGACGTGGCACTCTTGCTGACCTCCGGTGGACTTCGCTCTCGCGTGCAACACAAGCAGCAtcagtgctgagccagggaagggggtccccggcgatggcccttcgaccctcaagtcagtctccgacgaAGCAAGAAGAAGCAGAGAGAATTATAGTGCAACAGTAAAAATCGCGAGAAAAACATACCTCCCCCGATacctggacccccctttatatagggatccTGTAACGTGTGTGCATGTTTTTTAAAACGAGCACACTATTCCAAGCTTTTCCGGAAGAGACATGTCAgcaaagtgtccctgacacagtaccttaacgggtcgaCCATATCTTTGAAGTGAGTGtgaaagcttccgtcgtacggtccctctatctgaccatgccgcctgtcaacGACACtataactcccaaaaggatgtcgaaggatatccAGCTGTttctgttgcttggccgagcgaaaTGACCGCTCCGCCAGAATTATAATATCCCTGCGTTATCTGCTACCACGCCGAGCGAGACAACTGCTCAGCTGAAAGTCCATTGTcgcgccgagcgggagagccgctcagcTGAAAGTCCCCTGTCCATGTCATCCATCGTCGGGCCgaacgggatagccgctcggctcggcttctacATGTCCCTTGAGCGTCAGTCTGATTACTCCTTGTGCCCAACCTCCCGATCGGTGCTCAACCTCCCGATCGGCGTGTAACTCGCCCAATCGGCCACCCGGTCGCCCATCCGTTGACcatcttgattttgacctccacgCAGCGGCAGGATGGGGCCCCGCCTAATCACCACATCACAAGtcttccctccaagtctagtcagAGGAGGCAGTAGTCCGACTAACTAGACCTTTGTGTGAGCAGATTCCCTCCCAAATGCATTCATCGTTGTATGGACTTCAAAAGGGATATGGTGTTTCTCGCCGATCGGCCTACTGAAGTTTGTTGAACATGCATAAGTACGCTTCTTATATCTGATCGCCTTGACAGAGGTTTGCACTTGTTAAAAAATTTTCGTGGAATGCCTCGGGCGAGCGCGGGTTGTGTTGACGTCATCTTGATTTCTTGGGAATCGTGCAAATCCTCTCTCATTAAGGCAAAACAGGTTCCTACGCCTGCATTAATTGTCAACCCATGGTAGCATGCCACATGTTATACCCACTGCCGTCGCACACCTGATGTGACAGACATTGATTGCGACGCTTGGTGGTTTGAATTCAACGATGAGATCTCGTCCTAGGTTTCCGCGACCTAGATTGGACGACCTCAGTTGGCCGAGCCCGGGGTTTATAAACTCGCCTCGCCGCCGCCTCTTCCATACTTTCGCTGCTTTGAGTGCTTTTGGCGACTTGTTGATCTCGCGCGCTTTGTTCTCCAGCGATCCTCCATCCCCTTTTCCGATGACCCCTCTTTTTCCCAGTAAGCTATCTCCCCATCACATTCATTTTTGAGCAATTGACTCGTTTTTTGGTTCCAGTGAAACCCCCAACGACTTTTTTTCCTTTGATTGTGTTTCTGCCTCTCGGCTGCCccccttttcctttattttcgagatggcaagctcttCACAGCCGTCAGCTCCCATCCCTAGactctggtataccaccatggagtctatGTTTGATGAGGGCGACGCTGAGGACCTTAGAAATGCCTTTGAAATTCCATCCAACCACGAGATTATTCTGCCTTTCTCATCCGATCGGCCAAATGCTCCCCCGACCGGCACCATCTATCTATTCAAGGATCACTTTACCACCGGTCTGTAATgtacgtagattgtatacacttgtttagcatattttgacacacattcacatactttgtgttggtgcagcggaggccggcaagaggggggtgaattgctgaaaacacaaaataaaaatacccctcctcggatttcaactcaattaatgcaatagtaaataaagtaaaggcagaaataaaattaaaccaagcaaggaaatagaaattaagtagaaaacaggatttaacctggttacaaccaaggaggttgttaatccagggcagtaagaaaaaactcagtagaaaaatctcctttgctgaaggcggagaagcgttttacactttggaagcttagaactattgctaggaatggctacacaatgattgcttgagttgttgttgaattcctagctccaggggcctttttatagctcttggaaagtctatctcgagggtccaaggcgcctccaacaaggtttaaggcgcctccaactcgatctgcggataaaactttatccgcagcgcaaacggtcaaactggactgctcaaggcgccttaaacaatcattcaaggcgccttcaatgtgttcaaggcgccttcaatgtgtttaaggcgccttcaaggttactgctacagtaatttctgctacagtaatttagcctcttttgtcttcttttcttctcctctttagcttccgaagcttcgttcttttgggtgattgcgaccaaccggaatagggctcacccgaacccaattcccggccttctcctcgagcagccttccgtcccggcttaacgtccctcgaacgccgcgcacgctcttcacgcccaccggagtactcttccgcagctctctcgtccttcggacgcaccgagcccgtcggctcccttcccgtgccgtccttctcgctagctgcgtcttccgctcgacttcctgtgctcctaagctcctgcacactcagacacagggatcaaacacagcaggacctaaccaacttggttgatcacatcaaaactaccacggggtccaacaatctccccctttttgatgtgcatcaacccaagttcaagttagggttaaaatagacataaaaagtaattttaaagaaaaaattactaaactaacaagttaagcataattttttgcaattagtaaaattgcaacactttttataataacagaaatttcaaaattttctaactccccctaaacttgtatttttctctccccctttgatcacagcaaaaatggggttaaaaaaataacctaagttaagtgaaatgtatagaatttaaaaaaattctaattcaaaaatgaattttttcaaacaaaaaaattctaagtcaaatttttgaattttcaaaaaaaattttctaagtcaatatgaatttttccaaaaaaaatttctaagtcaaatttttgaattttaaaaaaattctaagtcaataaaaaaatttctaagtcaaatttaaatttttgaattttcacaatctgactttttagaattttaaaaagatttaagaacttttaaagcattatttaattctagtttaatgctttttcataaagttaattaaacatttttttcaatattttagcttccaggtcgtggcgaggcactaggccttcttggttattggagcaacaaccacttccttagacaaagctttcataaagaatttcaatatttaattttctcactgtaagcttttaatttttgaaaaattaattaagcacagattttggaacccaatagaggttcctacctacagggttattcagatacttagggggtacataatttttgggtatcCTTCTAAGCtggccctgatggtttctaatataccagttcaattttccataaactttaatttttgaatttggaaatctatttaaacatgtactatttcttaatttctcaatttctaattttagatttttattttcagatttcaaatttttattttctttttctaattgatctaattctttagacaaagctttaataaactcaaaagactgtttagagtttagggcacgtaccttacttacctcatcttgcgatgctcccccttcatcattgctttctccttctgatgttcctcccccttcatctatgctcatttctgagctagacgtttcttctagctgatggttggccatcagtgctagtcccgagaattcttcgatgtctgactcggaggatgatgaatctgaccaagtagccttcaggttcttgtgcttggaggattctggtttcttgctttttgatttttccctttctttctcctttctctttaatttcaggcagtcatccttgatgtgcccttcttcgttgcagttgtagcagcgaaccgtcctttTTCTTTGTTGATTCCTCTTTTTCTGcggtctaaatttattagaattaaaaaacttattgaaccgttt encodes the following:
- the LOC122041097 gene encoding RNA polymerase II C-terminal domain phosphatase-like 3, giving the protein MLFAGSNLLFLNHSEEKPLDLMARERPRGGRALDGETSDVDSSESLEEISAEDFKQEGRAGRSRVWMGYPMSKNYGPSLYNFAWAQAVQNKPLGLDLKPMSAGDLTDNVDAKGKPQEEAYDVIVEDSNQEDDVEMEKEEGELEEGEIELGSEPLVVDETTQLSSDIPENEPEKKESDGEELQDISEFDKRISLILEELDTITVEEAETSFEAVCLRLRKSFEDLKPMFTGIESSDTVLLVLVQQAVMAIQTTYSALNSVTMQKKDQNKQLLLRLLIHIKNQYSVLFTLEQVKEIDTLVNSLVFEDNKKEKADLTNGPVVSLHGSNVLEKACLVPEALDLPKLVLPTRSKNRVDFSPLLDLHADYNEDSLPSPTRENLPKFSIPKPIGLGMVLPVSSQPITAKNGGEDVMLHPYVTDALKAVSSYQLKFGSNSILSTDRLPSPTPSEDGGQGDDSTEEVSSSTVSCNPRAVHAATQFQMVKSRSSAPCTNSSISNQSHPVEQLNPMSKPALKPALKRRDPRLKFVNNEVKSISDEGRVTEPDLLKSDPVGVATNSKKHKTDESVARDHMMKKQRHKLTTSREMETASGSGWSEAKNVIPQPSFKIQVNENFQVDVRKSGTAAAVPDKKPIFDNNFDELSGLRSIPKSNPTPTISLPSLLKAVNPTILLQLHQMEQQRIAAENQKKNAVSTSDSANVLSVNELPGTVASINSTPLKSKESGLNQPGISLIPSQMASSSTQPDVARIRMKPRDPRRILHDNMVQKNDGVVYQQSKIDAAASDPQSSLVRLAAPLQLTKNLANVLPSSQVVTSSPVVPPCNNQPVASQADQVIVEAASGELNDSETTSLLVSEAGSEKGTRQSANPWGDVDHLFDGYNDEQKATIQKERSRRIAEQNKMFAARKLCLVLDLDHTLLNSAKFIEVDLVHEDILRRKEEQDKEMSQRHLFRFQHMGMWTKLRPGIWNFLEKASNLYELHLYTMGNKLYATEMAKVLDPTGTLFAGRVISKGDDADTFDGDERVPKSKDLDGVLGMESAVVIIDDSVRVWPHNKLNLIVVERYTYFPSSRRQFGLLGPSLLEIDHDERPEDGTLASSLAVIERLHQNFFSHNSLKDVDVRNILAAEQRKILAGCRIVFSRIFPVGEANPHMHPLWQTAEQFGAVCTNQIDEQVTRGAGVRGPLGGGTRLLQHVVANSLGTDKVNWALSTGRFVVHPGWVEASALLYRRVSEHDFAVKTMIDSSYKTSTQLTLVN